The following are encoded in a window of Bacteroidia bacterium genomic DNA:
- a CDS encoding TonB-dependent receptor: MKIILMLCLFLGFALAGSAQILTIKDRETNQPVEIVNLISENPRAYAITNAEGQADISEFKGAAHIHITRLGYKAVVKSFAEIENSSFIIQLEPSVLNLDEVVFSATRWRQSSGNTPSKVATISPREVALQNPQTAADLLGISGKVFIQKSQQGGGSPMIRGFATNRLLYTIDGVRMNTAIFRSGNIQNVISLDPFAIANTEVLFGPGSVMYGSDAIGGVMSFQTLSPQLSLKDNPLIAGTVVTRYSSANNERTAHFDINVGWKKWAFVSSISSFDYDHLRQGSHGPDDYLKPVYVQRIGSMDRIITQDDPLLQVPSAYSQINIMQKVRFKPNEKWDFVYGFHFSETSPYGRYDRHNRLRNGQPRYAEWNYGPQKWMMNNLNITHSGNNELYDDFTLRLAQQTFGESRIDRVLNDATRTTQAEEVMAYSVSADFIKATGAKNTVTYGVEYILNDVASTGVVRNIETGNVMPGPARYPQAQWQSMAAFVQDQFKVSEKLTLQAGLRYNRFALDADFDTTFYPFPFTTANINSGSLTGSAGAVFRPSETWVFSASFGTAFRSPNVDDLGKVFDSEPGAVTVPNPGLEAEYAYNFDLGIAKVFGDRLKLDITGYYTLLENALVRRNFSLNGQDSIIYRGELSRVQAIQNAAVANIYGIQAGIEFRLGAGFRFSSDLNYQQGEEELDDGSSSASRHAAPMFGVSRLNFKANDLSLQLYAMYQGEKSHLELPAEEQQKTEIYALDGNGDTYSPSWYTLNFKAQYQFTKMLGASAGIENLTDQRYRPFASGISAPGRNFILTLNARF, encoded by the coding sequence ATGAAGATTATTTTAATGCTCTGTCTCTTCCTGGGCTTTGCTTTGGCCGGGAGTGCCCAGATTTTGACCATCAAAGACCGGGAAACCAATCAACCTGTGGAAATTGTAAACCTGATAAGTGAAAACCCACGGGCCTATGCCATAACCAATGCAGAAGGCCAGGCCGATATTTCGGAATTTAAAGGTGCGGCTCATATTCACATCACCCGGCTTGGCTATAAAGCCGTGGTAAAAAGCTTTGCTGAAATTGAAAATTCATCCTTCATTATTCAACTAGAACCTTCTGTTCTTAACCTGGATGAAGTGGTATTTTCAGCAACGCGGTGGCGGCAATCGTCTGGCAATACGCCCTCAAAAGTCGCGACCATTTCCCCACGGGAAGTAGCGCTGCAAAACCCGCAAACGGCTGCTGATCTGCTGGGGATTTCAGGCAAGGTGTTTATCCAAAAAAGCCAGCAGGGTGGCGGCAGCCCCATGATCAGAGGCTTTGCCACGAATCGCCTTCTCTACACCATTGATGGCGTGAGAATGAACACCGCGATATTCCGTAGCGGCAATATCCAGAACGTAATTTCCCTGGATCCTTTCGCCATTGCAAATACTGAAGTGCTTTTTGGCCCTGGCTCAGTAATGTATGGCAGCGATGCAATTGGTGGTGTGATGAGCTTTCAGACGCTCTCACCGCAGCTTTCTTTGAAGGACAACCCACTGATTGCAGGCACGGTCGTTACACGATATTCATCCGCCAACAATGAACGGACAGCGCACTTCGATATTAATGTTGGCTGGAAAAAGTGGGCGTTTGTAAGCAGCATCAGCTCATTCGATTACGACCACTTGCGCCAGGGCAGCCACGGGCCTGACGATTATTTAAAGCCCGTTTACGTGCAGCGCATTGGCAGCATGGACAGGATAATAACCCAGGACGACCCGCTGCTCCAGGTGCCATCAGCCTATTCTCAAATAAATATAATGCAGAAGGTGAGGTTCAAACCAAACGAAAAGTGGGATTTTGTTTATGGTTTTCATTTCTCAGAAACATCACCCTATGGCCGCTATGACAGGCACAACAGGTTGCGGAACGGACAGCCCCGGTACGCAGAATGGAACTATGGCCCGCAAAAGTGGATGATGAACAACCTGAACATTACCCACAGCGGGAACAATGAACTGTATGACGACTTTACCCTCCGGCTGGCGCAGCAAACATTTGGAGAAAGCCGTATTGACCGCGTATTGAATGACGCCACCAGGACTACCCAGGCTGAGGAGGTGATGGCATACTCCGTCAGTGCTGATTTCATAAAGGCAACGGGTGCTAAAAACACGGTGACCTACGGTGTGGAATATATCCTGAACGATGTGGCATCTACGGGTGTGGTTAGGAATATTGAAACGGGAAATGTAATGCCCGGGCCAGCGCGCTATCCGCAAGCGCAGTGGCAGAGCATGGCCGCGTTTGTACAAGACCAGTTTAAGGTATCCGAGAAATTAACCTTGCAGGCGGGGCTGCGCTACAACCGGTTTGCATTGGATGCCGATTTCGATACCACCTTTTACCCATTTCCATTTACCACCGCCAACATCAACAGCGGCTCCTTAACAGGTAGTGCAGGTGCCGTTTTTCGTCCGTCTGAAACCTGGGTTTTCAGTGCCAGTTTCGGTACTGCCTTCCGCTCGCCCAATGTGGATGATTTGGGCAAGGTGTTCGATTCTGAGCCAGGGGCGGTTACCGTTCCTAATCCTGGTCTGGAAGCGGAATATGCCTATAATTTCGACCTGGGCATTGCAAAGGTTTTCGGGGACCGGCTGAAGCTGGACATAACCGGCTACTATACGCTTTTGGAAAATGCGCTCGTAAGGCGGAATTTCTCGCTGAACGGCCAGGACAGTATTATATACCGGGGGGAACTGAGCCGGGTACAGGCCATTCAGAATGCAGCCGTAGCCAACATATATGGAATTCAGGCCGGCATTGAATTCAGGCTTGGTGCCGGATTCAGGTTCTCGTCTGACCTGAACTACCAGCAAGGCGAGGAAGAACTTGATGATGGCTCCTCAAGTGCTTCACGCCATGCAGCACCAATGTTTGGTGTTTCGCGGCTAAACTTCAAAGCAAACGATCTGAGCCTGCAACTCTATGCCATGTACCAGGGGGAAAAGTCGCATTTGGAGCTGCCTGCTGAAGAGCAGCAGAAAACTGAAATCTATGCTTTGGACGGGAATGGCGATACCTATTCTCCCTCATGGTACACGCTGAATTTTAAGGCGCAATACCAGTTTACCAAAATGCTTGGCGCCAGTGCAGGGATCGAAAACCTGACTGACCAGCGCTACCGGCCATTCGCCTCAGGTATTTCAGCGCCCGGCAGGAACTTCATCTTGACTCTTAACGCCCGGTTTTAA
- a CDS encoding phosphatase domain-containing protein has product MFYDPEGIKAFKYSFPVFSAGGIGELLFMQHSANLYPYFIQKEKLIVVRLKKPLRRLAKKVGNPIRKLRLGAKQTFGWLETPKILPFRGFGNQDEICVRGMVLEDRGLAQPEESDKIWQNILAMYKRFKSDVIPGVQVKVTFYGYEEVVETDEQGFFEARFFLNGDISDETAWHPVQIELLDRIMVNQEPVVALGEVMILQRESNFGIISDVDDTILISHATNTWKKFRLLMLKNAHTRLPFEGVAAFYRALQEGKNCLCFNPIFFVSSSEWNLYDLLADFCAVQGIPKGPFLLKTLKDDWYKVWKSGGGNHDHKLVKIRHILTTFHGLDFILIGDSGQHDAELYSQAVEEFPGRIKAIYIRDVSHNKRHREVQEIARTMHTKGVEMLVVENTEAAAAHAIACGYIAHSAMESIKENRERDLEAPRQEGLSIEEEAPGKALSTES; this is encoded by the coding sequence TTGTTTTATGACCCCGAAGGGATAAAGGCTTTTAAATACTCGTTTCCGGTATTCTCAGCAGGAGGAATCGGGGAATTGCTTTTTATGCAACATTCTGCCAATCTATATCCTTATTTTATTCAAAAGGAAAAATTAATTGTGGTCAGGCTAAAGAAACCATTAAGACGATTAGCGAAGAAGGTAGGGAATCCAATCAGAAAGTTGAGGCTGGGGGCGAAGCAAACCTTTGGCTGGCTGGAGACACCGAAAATCCTGCCTTTCAGAGGATTTGGCAATCAGGATGAGATTTGCGTCAGGGGGATGGTTTTGGAAGACCGCGGGCTGGCCCAGCCGGAAGAGAGCGATAAGATCTGGCAAAATATCCTGGCCATGTACAAACGCTTCAAGAGTGACGTAATCCCTGGCGTACAGGTGAAGGTTACTTTTTATGGATATGAGGAAGTGGTGGAAACCGATGAACAGGGATTTTTCGAAGCACGATTTTTCCTGAACGGAGATATCAGTGATGAAACGGCATGGCACCCTGTGCAGATTGAGTTGCTCGATAGGATCATGGTAAACCAGGAGCCTGTGGTTGCCTTAGGCGAGGTGATGATCCTGCAGCGGGAGAGCAATTTTGGAATCATCTCTGACGTGGACGATACGATCCTGATCTCTCACGCCACCAATACCTGGAAGAAATTCAGGTTGCTGATGCTGAAGAATGCCCACACGCGCCTGCCTTTTGAGGGCGTGGCAGCTTTTTACCGGGCGCTGCAGGAGGGGAAGAACTGTCTTTGCTTTAATCCAATATTTTTTGTGAGCAGCAGCGAATGGAACCTCTACGACCTGCTTGCCGACTTCTGTGCTGTGCAGGGAATTCCAAAAGGACCATTTTTGCTCAAAACACTCAAGGACGACTGGTATAAGGTATGGAAATCAGGCGGTGGAAATCACGACCATAAACTTGTGAAAATACGTCACATCCTCACGACCTTTCATGGCCTTGACTTTATCCTGATCGGAGACAGCGGCCAGCACGATGCAGAGCTTTATAGCCAGGCAGTGGAAGAATTCCCCGGAAGGATAAAGGCAATATACATCCGAGACGTGAGCCACAACAAGCGGCACCGGGAAGTGCAGGAAATTGCACGCACCATGCACACGAAAGGAGTTGAAATGCTGGTAGTGGAAAATACAGAGGCTGCCGCAGCCCATGCCATTGCCTGTGGATATATAGCCCATTCAGCGATGGAATCAATTAAAGAAAACCGGGAGCGGGATCTGGAAGCTCCTCGT